One window of the Leucobacter komagatae genome contains the following:
- a CDS encoding MalY/PatB family protein: protein MSDCPSPAPELDPSGVPFSDLTPGRLRTERTSLKWTRFPEDTLPLFVAEMDFAVAPEIREALIARVAASDLGYLDGPGPLAGAFAGFARDRWGWEVREDSVHLATDVATGVVEALRVLAPCGQRVAVPTPVYPGFFEMLEELPFEVVEVPLTAAPAGRLDLALIERTFAGGVDAFLLCNPHNPHGTVHTADELRGLAELAARYGVAVVSDEIHAPLTHTGETFVPFAPIAQAAGALAVTTVSASKGWNIAGTKCALIVAADDRANAVLASLPPETTTRASILGLHASVAAFTHGRDWLDRAITQIEANSRLLADLVAEHLPGVGLTSPRASYLAWLDLRGAGLGPDPYRAVLERARVALNDGAFFGAGGAGHVRLNLACAPDTIREAVRRIASILPTATPTTETPKETRS, encoded by the coding sequence ATGTCCGACTGTCCCAGCCCCGCACCTGAGCTCGACCCCAGCGGTGTGCCGTTCTCAGACCTCACACCCGGGCGGCTGCGCACCGAGCGCACGAGCCTCAAGTGGACCCGCTTCCCCGAAGACACGCTGCCGCTGTTCGTCGCGGAGATGGACTTCGCGGTCGCCCCCGAGATCCGTGAGGCGCTCATCGCCAGGGTCGCAGCGTCTGACCTCGGCTACCTTGACGGGCCGGGGCCGCTCGCCGGGGCCTTCGCTGGCTTCGCGCGCGATCGCTGGGGCTGGGAGGTACGGGAGGACAGCGTCCACCTCGCGACGGACGTCGCAACCGGCGTCGTCGAGGCGCTCCGCGTGCTCGCCCCGTGCGGCCAGCGGGTCGCCGTACCGACGCCCGTCTACCCGGGCTTCTTTGAGATGCTGGAAGAGCTGCCGTTCGAGGTCGTCGAGGTGCCGCTTACGGCCGCACCCGCGGGCAGGCTTGACCTCGCGCTGATCGAGCGAACCTTCGCGGGCGGCGTCGACGCGTTCCTGCTCTGCAACCCGCACAACCCTCACGGCACCGTCCACACCGCGGACGAGCTGCGGGGCCTCGCTGAGCTCGCCGCGCGGTACGGAGTCGCGGTCGTCTCCGACGAGATTCACGCGCCGCTCACCCACACAGGCGAGACGTTCGTACCGTTCGCCCCGATCGCCCAGGCGGCCGGCGCGCTCGCGGTCACCACGGTCTCGGCGAGCAAGGGCTGGAACATCGCGGGCACGAAGTGCGCGCTCATCGTCGCGGCCGACGACCGCGCGAACGCCGTGCTCGCGAGCCTCCCGCCCGAGACCACGACGCGGGCGAGCATCCTCGGGCTGCACGCCTCCGTCGCGGCCTTCACCCACGGCCGCGACTGGCTCGACAGGGCCATCACGCAGATCGAGGCGAACAGCAGGCTGCTCGCCGACCTCGTCGCAGAACACCTCCCGGGAGTCGGCCTCACCTCCCCGCGGGCGAGCTACCTCGCCTGGCTGGACCTGCGCGGGGCCGGCCTCGGCCCCGACCCCTATCGCGCGGTGCTCGAGCGCGCCCGCGTCGCCCTCAACGACGGCGCATTCTTCGGGGCTGGCGGCGCGGGGCACGTGCGGCTCAACCTCGCGTGCGCGCCCGACACCATCCGCGAGGCCGTGAGGCGCATC
- a CDS encoding heparan-alpha-glucosaminide N-acetyltransferase domain-containing protein: MNTSAVPAIATGSERTKARPSRVRYVGVDIARLLAVAGMMAAHLVATNAMNPTVSAFEQGAGELATTLTAGIAAPLFAVLGGLSAVFASRRALAAGRTGAAIGGVALRGVILILLGLALGYVVSPIVVVLVYYGVAMILAAPFVAARSWLVGLVALVVGVAGGPLNALLRQSLGVVEEAGSPSYLSLVEQPVETLRGVLVTGAYPAITWVVYLLVGMLVARALISATSRKRLGKAALSLAGVGVAVAVAGTLVSNWALANLATLGASVPEGLDPAQFATFVSGQQFGAPSSPDLWALLIAAPHSGTPLDIARTVGIALAVIGLLVFMFDAAGTRTSRVTEVFRAAGAAPLTIYTLHIVVTGLLYAPLMNNPEAVLAAGMPWWVSGVAAWGVQFAGVIVLGIILSATGKRGPLEALTSGIVRGLTRA, encoded by the coding sequence ATGAACACCTCCGCAGTACCCGCAATTGCCACCGGCTCAGAGCGGACGAAGGCTCGACCGAGCCGCGTCCGCTACGTTGGTGTCGACATCGCACGCCTCCTCGCGGTGGCCGGCATGATGGCAGCCCACCTCGTCGCGACAAATGCCATGAATCCGACAGTCTCGGCGTTCGAGCAGGGCGCCGGTGAGCTCGCGACGACGCTCACCGCTGGCATCGCGGCTCCCCTCTTCGCCGTACTCGGTGGGCTCAGCGCGGTCTTCGCGAGCCGCCGCGCGCTCGCCGCCGGGCGCACGGGCGCGGCCATCGGTGGCGTCGCGCTCCGCGGCGTGATCCTGATCCTCCTCGGCCTCGCCCTCGGCTACGTGGTGAGCCCGATCGTCGTCGTGCTCGTGTACTACGGCGTCGCGATGATTCTCGCTGCGCCGTTCGTCGCTGCCCGCTCGTGGCTCGTCGGCCTCGTCGCGCTCGTCGTCGGCGTCGCCGGAGGGCCCCTGAACGCGCTGCTGCGCCAGTCGCTCGGAGTCGTCGAAGAGGCCGGCTCTCCGTCGTACCTCTCCCTCGTCGAGCAGCCGGTCGAGACGCTCCGCGGTGTGCTGGTGACGGGCGCCTACCCCGCGATCACCTGGGTCGTGTACCTGCTCGTCGGCATGCTCGTCGCCCGCGCCCTGATCAGCGCAACGAGTAGGAAGCGCCTCGGCAAGGCGGCACTCTCGCTCGCGGGCGTCGGCGTAGCTGTCGCCGTCGCAGGCACGCTCGTGTCGAACTGGGCGCTCGCCAACCTCGCCACGCTTGGGGCGTCCGTTCCCGAGGGCCTCGACCCAGCCCAGTTCGCGACGTTCGTCTCAGGCCAGCAGTTCGGAGCGCCGAGCTCCCCCGACCTGTGGGCACTGCTCATCGCCGCGCCGCACTCGGGCACGCCCCTCGACATCGCGCGCACGGTCGGCATCGCGCTCGCGGTCATCGGCCTGCTCGTGTTCATGTTCGATGCAGCGGGAACGCGCACGAGCCGGGTCACTGAGGTGTTCCGCGCCGCGGGCGCGGCACCCCTCACGATCTACACGCTGCACATCGTCGTGACGGGCCTGCTCTACGCACCGCTCATGAACAACCCCGAAGCGGTTCTCGCGGCGGGTATGCCGTGGTGGGTATCGGGCGTCGCGGCCTGGGGCGTACAGTTCGCTGGCGTCATCGTGCTCGGCATCATCCTGTCAGCGACCGGGAAGCGCGGCCCGCTCGAGGCGCTCACCTCGGGCATCGTCCGCGGGCTGACCAGGGCGTAG